A region from the Clostridium beijerinckii genome encodes:
- the gldA gene encoding glycerol dehydrogenase (forms dimers and octamers; involved in conversion of glycerol to dihydroxy-acetone) produces the protein MLKLMRAPSKYVQGKDAFLEVYENIKDLGSSVLFICSNSGYKASKDKIEKSFEGTNTKIIFEIFSGISSTGEIERMRKIAKDNSIEIIAAIGGGSAIDTAKATAYYEKLPVVIMPTVVATDAPCTGLSVIYNDDGTFSNYIFYPKNPDVVIVDTSIIVKAPVRFLVAGMGDALGTYFEARACVKTNSPSLENGGITKSAMALCSLCYDTLLEDGYIAKLSAEKGLLTPAVENIIEANTYLSGVGADNGGLAVAHSVYNGFTALEECEKTMHGELVAFGTIAQLIIENAPQEELDKVIEFCISVGLPITLAEVGVTDTERVKIACEKACMEGESIHNMLGDVTPEELYNALLTADAIGKTILN, from the coding sequence AACATTAAGGATTTAGGATCTTCAGTCCTATTCATATGCAGTAACAGTGGGTATAAAGCATCTAAAGATAAAATTGAAAAGAGCTTTGAAGGAACAAATACTAAGATTATATTTGAAATTTTTAGTGGAATAAGTTCTACTGGAGAAATTGAAAGAATGCGTAAAATTGCTAAAGATAATAGTATTGAAATTATTGCAGCAATAGGTGGTGGTAGTGCTATTGATACTGCAAAGGCAACTGCATATTATGAAAAACTTCCAGTTGTTATTATGCCAACAGTTGTTGCTACAGATGCACCATGTACAGGATTATCAGTTATTTACAATGATGATGGAACATTTTCGAATTACATATTTTACCCTAAAAATCCAGACGTGGTAATTGTTGATACATCAATTATCGTAAAAGCTCCTGTAAGATTTTTAGTTGCAGGGATGGGAGACGCACTTGGAACTTATTTTGAAGCTAGAGCTTGTGTTAAGACAAATTCACCAAGTCTAGAAAATGGAGGAATTACTAAATCAGCAATGGCTTTATGCTCACTTTGCTATGACACATTATTAGAAGATGGTTATATAGCTAAATTATCAGCTGAAAAAGGACTTTTAACTCCAGCAGTAGAAAACATTATTGAAGCTAATACTTACTTAAGTGGAGTTGGTGCAGATAATGGTGGACTAGCGGTAGCACACTCTGTTTACAATGGTTTTACAGCACTTGAAGAATGTGAGAAGACAATGCATGGTGAATTAGTTGCATTTGGTACTATAGCGCAACTTATTATAGAAAATGCACCTCAAGAGGAACTTGATAAAGTTATAGAATTTTGTATTTCAGTAGGACTTCCTATAACACTTGCAGAGGTGGGAGTAACAGACACTGAAAGAGTTAAGATTGCATGTGAAAAAGCATGTATGGAAGGTGAATCTATTCATAATATGCTTGGTGATGTTACACCAGAAGAGTTATATAATGCACTTCTTACTGCAGATGCTATTGGTAAAACAATATTAAATTAG
- a CDS encoding dipeptide epimerase, with protein MIIKSIEISEILVPLVTPFKTALRTVEAVNDIVVKVISDKGEIGYGEAAPTAVITGETKESIKSAILNYIKPSILGMEIDNLESIMEKINSCILKNTSAKAAVDMAIYDLYAKKLNSPLYKILGGYRNEITTDITISVNEIDVMVKDSIKAVNEGFNILKIKVGKEGEKDIQRIAEIRKAVGSNVSIRVDANQGWTSKQAVKIISAFEDKDLNIDLVEQPVKYWDLEGMKYVTQNTYTKILADESVFSPHDAAKIIQERAADLINIKLMKTGGIYNALKICDIAEVYGVECMIGCMLESKISVSAAANLGAARKIITMVDLDGPALCKIDPISGGPIFSGSSIKMSGKVGIGFDDIVEI; from the coding sequence ATGATTATAAAAAGTATTGAGATATCTGAAATTTTGGTGCCTTTAGTTACACCATTTAAAACAGCTCTTAGAACAGTTGAAGCTGTTAATGATATAGTGGTAAAAGTTATATCGGATAAAGGTGAAATAGGATATGGTGAAGCAGCACCTACAGCAGTAATAACAGGGGAAACAAAAGAATCAATTAAATCTGCAATTTTAAATTATATAAAGCCTTCTATTTTAGGCATGGAAATAGATAATTTAGAAAGTATAATGGAAAAAATAAATAGTTGTATTTTAAAAAATACAAGTGCAAAGGCTGCAGTTGATATGGCTATTTATGATTTATATGCTAAAAAACTTAATTCACCGTTATATAAAATTCTTGGTGGATATAGAAATGAAATTACTACAGACATTACTATTAGTGTAAATGAAATAGATGTAATGGTGAAAGATAGTATAAAAGCTGTGAATGAAGGCTTTAATATTTTAAAGATAAAGGTAGGAAAAGAAGGTGAAAAAGATATACAGAGAATTGCTGAAATAAGAAAAGCAGTTGGATCAAATGTAAGTATTCGTGTTGATGCAAACCAAGGTTGGACAAGCAAACAAGCTGTTAAAATCATAAGTGCTTTTGAAGATAAAGATTTAAATATTGATTTAGTAGAACAACCAGTTAAATATTGGGACTTAGAGGGAATGAAGTATGTAACTCAAAATACGTATACAAAAATTTTAGCAGACGAAAGTGTCTTTTCTCCACATGATGCAGCAAAGATAATTCAAGAAAGAGCAGCAGATTTAATTAATATAAAGCTTATGAAAACAGGCGGAATATATAATGCTTTAAAAATTTGTGATATAGCAGAAGTTTATGGAGTAGAGTGTATGATTGGGTGTATGCTTGAAAGTAAAATAAGTGTGAGTGCGGCAGCAAATCTGGGTGCTGCTAGAAAGATAATAACAATGGTAGATTTAGATGGACCAGCACTTTGCAAAATTGACCCAATAAGTGGAGGACCTATTTTTAGCGGAAGTAGTATAAAAATGAGCGGAAAAGTTGGAATAGGTTTTGACGATATAGTAGAAATTTAA
- a CDS encoding LD-carboxypeptidase: MIRPKPLKKGDKIGLIGASSPIPQDRIEPSIKAMEALSLEVVLGESCRGYHGFLSGSDELRAKDINDMFEDKSIKGIFAIRGGYGAARLLDMLDYNMIKKNPKVFAGYSDVTALHNVLNEKCKLITFHTPMASTEFYKGVDDYTMNYFRKNIFSDEPLGTLKNPEGQEIKTLVSGKAKGKLVGGNLSLVVSSMGTTHEIDTKDKILFLEDVDEYPYKIDRMLLQLKQCGKFKDAAGIILGAWTDCKANEGDNSLTLMEVFEELIKTENKPTIYNLACGHCMPTMSLPLGAMVKINGDKGEITIL; the protein is encoded by the coding sequence ATGATAAGACCAAAACCTTTAAAAAAGGGAGATAAGATAGGATTAATTGGGGCTTCAAGTCCAATACCACAAGATAGAATAGAACCTTCTATTAAAGCTATGGAAGCTCTAAGCCTCGAAGTTGTACTTGGGGAAAGTTGCAGAGGATATCATGGATTTTTATCTGGAAGTGATGAACTTAGAGCAAAAGACATAAATGACATGTTTGAGGATAAAAGCATTAAAGGTATTTTTGCAATTAGAGGTGGGTATGGTGCAGCTAGACTTTTAGATATGTTAGATTATAATATGATTAAGAAAAATCCTAAGGTATTTGCAGGATATAGTGATGTAACTGCCCTTCATAATGTACTTAATGAAAAATGCAAACTAATAACTTTTCATACACCAATGGCATCAACAGAATTTTATAAAGGTGTAGATGATTATACAATGAATTATTTTAGAAAAAACATATTTAGTGATGAACCACTGGGAACACTTAAAAATCCAGAGGGCCAAGAAATTAAAACTTTAGTTAGTGGAAAGGCAAAAGGAAAATTAGTTGGAGGAAATCTTTCTTTAGTAGTTTCTTCGATGGGAACTACACATGAGATTGATACAAAGGATAAAATATTATTTTTAGAAGATGTAGATGAATATCCATATAAAATAGATAGAATGCTATTACAATTAAAGCAATGTGGAAAATTTAAAGATGCCGCAGGAATTATTTTGGGTGCATGGACAGATTGTAAAGCAAATGAAGGGGATAATAGCTTAACTTTAATGGAAGTCTTTGAAGAACTTATAAAAACAGAAAACAAACCTACAATTTATAACTTGGCTTGCGGACATTGTATGCCTACGATGAGTCTTCCTTTAGGTGCAATGGTGAAAATTAATGGGGATAAGGGTGAGATTACCATACTTTAG
- a CDS encoding glycoside hydrolase, which produces MKYAIVNKAVGVLKSEPKGASENADEVLFGMNVEILKELDNNWFYVRTHYNYEGYINGDNLIINDELSKKWEKDKNIMVINSFADVLNKPEASGYEIASVTRGANLISCDEISENKRFLKVKLPSGEKGWIRKSFTSDLIIDCEIKDEEKLRENLAKCALSYIGTQYRWGGKSPLGIDCSGLCSMAYMLNGILIYRDADIKEDFPIKEITFDKLKKGDLIFFPGHAAMYLEAGNYIHSSTSNDVVKINSLNEKAENYNEYLGTCAKRFGSIFK; this is translated from the coding sequence ATGAAGTATGCAATAGTAAATAAGGCTGTTGGAGTATTAAAAAGTGAACCTAAGGGAGCTTCTGAAAATGCTGATGAAGTTTTATTTGGAATGAATGTTGAAATACTTAAAGAGCTAGATAACAATTGGTTTTATGTAAGAACTCATTATAATTATGAAGGTTATATAAATGGAGATAATTTAATAATTAATGATGAGCTTTCAAAGAAATGGGAAAAAGATAAAAATATTATGGTAATTAATTCGTTTGCAGATGTACTTAATAAACCAGAAGCATCTGGATATGAAATTGCAAGTGTAACAAGAGGAGCTAATTTAATTTCATGTGATGAAATAAGTGAAAATAAAAGATTTCTAAAGGTGAAATTACCAAGTGGAGAAAAAGGATGGATAAGAAAGAGTTTCACATCAGATTTAATAATAGATTGTGAAATAAAAGATGAAGAAAAGCTTAGAGAAAATCTAGCAAAATGTGCTCTAAGCTATATTGGAACTCAATATAGATGGGGCGGAAAGTCACCTCTTGGAATAGATTGTTCTGGACTTTGCTCTATGGCATATATGCTAAATGGAATATTGATTTATAGAGATGCAGATATAAAAGAAGACTTTCCCATAAAGGAAATAACTTTTGATAAGCTAAAAAAAGGAGATCTAATATTCTTTCCAGGACATGCAGCAATGTATTTAGAAGCTGGGAATTATATTCATTCATCAACAAGTAATGATGTGGTGAAAATAAACAGTTTAAATGAAAAGGCAGAAAATTATAATGAATATTTAGGAACATGTGCTAAGCGGTTTGGAAGCATATTTAAATGA
- the nhaA gene encoding Na+/H+ antiporter NhaA, which yields MKKNVYNKTFNQFLSFFKNESASGIILLIFAIAAIIIANSNFATTYNNILHTYITIGYKNFSLSMSLLHWINDGLMAIFFLVVGMEIKREVVFGELKSLKKTILPVSAAVGGMIVPAIIYALLNYNEPTATGWGIPMATDIAFALGILSLVGRKAPKGIIVFLTALAIVDDLGAIIVIAIFYTSQISWIALIMGLIIFIVLILANRFNVKYTAIFIIGGLVLWVCLLKSGIHATIAGVLLGMALPIGKTVDEFETSILYRVDKTLSPWSSFLVMPIFALANSGITIDISSIGTIVKTPISLGIIFGLVIGKQIGIFGVSYILVKLKVAKLPSKVTKRHLYGASVLGGIGFTMSIFVSSLSFADETALTTAKISIMIASILAAILGGITFSFIKLKSEKVN from the coding sequence ATGAAGAAAAATGTTTACAACAAAACTTTCAATCAATTTTTAAGCTTTTTTAAAAATGAATCTGCTAGTGGTATAATACTCTTGATTTTTGCAATTGCTGCCATAATAATTGCAAATTCCAATTTTGCTACAACATACAATAATATACTCCATACCTACATAACTATTGGATATAAAAACTTTTCGTTATCAATGTCACTACTTCACTGGATTAATGATGGATTAATGGCTATATTTTTCTTAGTAGTTGGCATGGAAATAAAACGAGAAGTGGTATTTGGAGAGCTTAAATCTTTAAAAAAGACAATACTGCCAGTATCTGCTGCCGTAGGAGGTATGATTGTACCAGCAATAATTTATGCATTACTTAATTATAATGAACCTACGGCAACAGGATGGGGAATTCCAATGGCAACAGATATTGCATTTGCGTTAGGAATACTTTCTTTGGTAGGCAGAAAAGCACCTAAAGGAATAATAGTATTTCTTACAGCGTTAGCTATAGTTGATGATTTAGGAGCTATTATTGTAATTGCAATATTCTATACTAGCCAAATTTCTTGGATTGCTCTTATTATGGGATTAATTATTTTTATAGTTTTAATATTAGCTAATAGATTTAATGTAAAATATACAGCTATTTTTATTATTGGAGGTTTAGTTCTATGGGTTTGTTTGTTAAAATCAGGAATACATGCAACAATTGCTGGAGTATTACTTGGAATGGCCTTACCTATTGGAAAAACTGTTGATGAATTTGAAACATCAATTTTGTACAGGGTTGATAAAACTCTATCTCCGTGGTCTTCTTTTTTAGTTATGCCAATATTCGCTTTAGCTAATTCAGGTATAACTATTGATATTAGTAGTATTGGAACAATAGTAAAAACACCAATCAGTTTAGGAATTATATTTGGTTTGGTTATTGGTAAGCAAATAGGGATATTTGGAGTTTCATACATTTTAGTAAAATTAAAAGTGGCTAAACTTCCATCTAAAGTAACTAAAAGACATTTATATGGTGCAAGTGTCCTTGGGGGTATTGGATTTACTATGTCAATCTTTGTTTCATCTTTATCGTTTGCAGATGAAACTGCGTTAACCACAGCCAAAATAAGCATTATGATTGCTTCAATTTTAGCGGCAATATTAGGTGGAATAACTTTTTCATTTATAAAACTTAAAAGTGAGAAAGTGAATTAA
- a CDS encoding sodium-independent anion transporter, translated as MKEIKQEWFGNIKGDLLAGIVVCMALIPEAIGFAIVAGVDPMVGVYASFCMSLIISIFGGRTGMISAAAGAMALVLASLVKEHGIEYMLVATILTGVFQVVLGFFKIGNLLKFIPRPVMIGFVNALGIMMFKSQLPYFKGSFILIILGAIGISIIYLLPKLTRVVPSPIVAIIVVTLIVVIFKIDITTLGDMGKINSDLPNFLIPNIPFNMETLKIILPYSISLSLVGLVESLLTAQLIDDLTDTPSNKNRECVGQGLANVVCGFFGGIAGCGMIGQTLINHNYGGRGRLSTLTSGTVMLISVIVLNKFVVQIPVVALGAVMVVVSITTFNWGSIKRITKVPKTDTFVMISTVIVVVLTHNLAYGVILGIILSALFFASKISEIQVKKIKEDTKTIYIVNGQLFFASTLKFIDSFDFTEKIQFVDIDLSMVKIWDESAVDSIDKVVLKFHKNGVKANLIGMSNQCLELVDRIAVHNKPGGLGASSSH; from the coding sequence ATGAAAGAAATTAAACAAGAATGGTTTGGAAATATTAAAGGAGATTTACTGGCAGGGATAGTTGTTTGTATGGCATTGATACCAGAGGCTATAGGATTTGCTATAGTAGCTGGAGTTGATCCTATGGTTGGAGTATATGCATCTTTTTGTATGTCTTTAATTATATCAATTTTTGGTGGAAGAACAGGAATGATTTCGGCTGCAGCTGGCGCAATGGCATTGGTTTTAGCAAGTTTAGTAAAGGAACATGGAATAGAGTATATGCTTGTAGCAACAATACTTACAGGAGTATTCCAAGTTGTTTTAGGATTTTTTAAGATAGGAAATTTATTAAAGTTTATACCTAGGCCAGTTATGATAGGATTTGTAAATGCACTAGGAATAATGATGTTTAAGTCACAACTACCTTATTTTAAAGGGTCATTTATTTTAATAATTTTAGGCGCAATAGGTATTTCAATAATTTATTTATTACCTAAATTAACAAGAGTAGTACCATCTCCAATAGTCGCAATAATAGTTGTTACATTAATAGTAGTTATATTTAAGATTGATATAACTACATTAGGGGATATGGGGAAAATAAATAGTGACTTGCCAAACTTTTTAATACCTAATATACCATTTAATATGGAAACTCTTAAAATAATATTACCGTATTCTATATCACTTTCATTAGTTGGGCTTGTAGAATCTCTATTAACAGCTCAGTTAATTGATGATTTAACAGATACTCCAAGCAATAAGAATAGAGAATGCGTAGGTCAAGGATTGGCTAATGTAGTATGTGGATTTTTTGGAGGAATAGCAGGGTGCGGAATGATTGGGCAAACCCTTATAAATCATAATTATGGTGGAAGAGGTAGATTATCAACACTTACATCAGGAACAGTAATGTTGATTTCAGTAATAGTATTAAATAAATTTGTTGTGCAAATTCCAGTAGTTGCTTTAGGTGCGGTTATGGTAGTTGTATCAATAACAACATTTAATTGGGGTTCAATTAAGAGAATTACAAAAGTACCCAAAACAGATACATTTGTAATGATTTCAACAGTTATAGTAGTTGTATTAACTCATAACTTAGCTTATGGAGTTATTCTTGGAATAATATTAAGTGCATTATTTTTTGCATCTAAAATATCTGAAATACAGGTTAAAAAAATCAAAGAGGATACAAAAACTATATATATAGTTAACGGTCAGTTATTCTTTGCATCAACATTAAAGTTTATTGACAGTTTTGATTTTACAGAAAAGATTCAATTTGTGGACATAGATTTATCTATGGTGAAAATTTGGGATGAATCAGCAGTTGATTCTATAGATAAAGTGGTGCTTAAATTTCATAAAAACGGAGTTAAAGCTAACTTAATAGGAATGAGTAATCAATGTTTAGAATTAGTTGATAGAATAGCTGTCCATAATAAACCAGGTGGATTAGGGGCATCCAGTAGTCATTAA
- a CDS encoding DDE transposase, whose product MRRITMFCKNDLQQTSLFEPINQMPKYLQDILNKSWAKAFKDHIFPRINEERFSVLYSNKASRTNSPINVILGLLIIKEIFQQTDEELIGSIHFDVRYQYALNTTNYETQPVSINTLTNFRNRLVEYEASTNEDLIKAEVEALSESIAKYLSVDNKKVRVDSLMVSSSCKKLSRIELVYSINSRLIKALNIINPPIISDELKPYLEKGHKNDTIYRTQDLKADSKLSILIEHSKILYNIALKAGDIVTSTEEFQLLNRVIQDQTTEDAAKNLVIKDSKDITSTSLQNPTDKDATYRKKYGGNVGYVVNIQESFNDKNSVITGYDLKQNIHSDSKFADDVIANLASQNKNSNCKLLVDGAYYEQEKAKNALKQGIEMIPSQLVGRKVSTDKLSYSKFIVDDEKNVISCCPNGVEPVESYYSSKSYTAKFDSSTCEKCPLNSQCPKKISKKFNTIRVSEKAYNTATQREKMHESEYIKLANKRAGIEGIPSVLRRRYKIDTMPIRGLLRSKLWVGFKIAAYNFKKLLKQFLESGIECFLNIIACIVAVIINCFKLYFLEFEAKLSN is encoded by the coding sequence ATGAGGAGAATTACTATGTTTTGCAAAAATGACCTTCAACAAACTTCATTATTTGAACCAATCAACCAAATGCCAAAATACCTTCAAGATATTTTAAATAAAAGTTGGGCTAAGGCATTTAAGGATCATATTTTTCCGCGAATAAATGAGGAGCGTTTTTCGGTTTTATATAGCAATAAAGCCTCAAGGACTAATTCACCTATTAATGTTATTCTTGGCTTACTAATTATAAAAGAAATATTTCAGCAGACTGATGAAGAGCTTATCGGCTCTATTCATTTCGATGTAAGATATCAATATGCTTTAAATACAACTAATTATGAAACACAACCAGTATCTATAAATACTCTAACAAATTTTAGAAACAGACTTGTTGAATATGAAGCGTCAACTAATGAAGACTTAATAAAAGCTGAAGTTGAAGCTTTATCCGAAAGCATTGCTAAGTATTTATCTGTTGATAATAAAAAAGTTAGAGTGGATTCGTTAATGGTTAGTTCATCATGCAAAAAATTAAGTAGAATTGAGCTAGTATATTCTATAAATAGCAGACTTATTAAAGCTCTAAATATAATAAATCCACCTATTATAAGTGATGAACTAAAACCGTACCTTGAAAAGGGGCATAAAAATGACACTATATATAGAACTCAAGATTTAAAGGCTGATTCAAAACTTTCAATTTTAATCGAACATTCTAAAATTCTATACAATATCGCTCTGAAAGCTGGAGATATAGTTACTTCAACAGAAGAGTTTCAACTTTTAAATAGAGTTATTCAGGACCAAACTACAGAAGATGCTGCAAAAAATTTAGTTATTAAAGATTCAAAAGATATAACTTCAACTAGTTTACAAAATCCAACTGACAAAGATGCAACCTACAGAAAAAAATATGGTGGTAACGTTGGTTATGTTGTTAATATACAAGAATCATTTAATGATAAAAACAGTGTTATAACAGGCTATGACCTTAAGCAAAATATTCACAGCGATTCAAAATTTGCTGATGATGTTATTGCTAATTTAGCTTCACAAAATAAAAATTCAAACTGTAAACTACTAGTTGATGGTGCTTACTATGAACAAGAAAAAGCCAAAAATGCTTTAAAACAAGGAATTGAAATGATTCCAAGTCAACTAGTTGGCAGAAAAGTATCTACTGATAAACTGAGTTATTCAAAATTCATTGTAGATGACGAAAAAAATGTAATAAGTTGTTGTCCTAACGGAGTCGAACCTGTAGAGTCTTATTATAGTTCAAAATCTTATACAGCCAAATTTGACTCCAGTACATGTGAAAAATGTCCTTTAAATTCACAATGTCCAAAGAAAATATCAAAGAAATTTAATACCATAAGAGTTAGCGAAAAAGCTTATAATACAGCTACTCAAAGAGAAAAAATGCACGAGAGTGAGTATATAAAGCTTGCAAATAAAAGGGCTGGTATAGAAGGTATTCCTTCTGTTTTGAGGAGAAGATATAAAATTGATACCATGCCTATCCGGGGATTATTGCGCTCAAAATTATGGGTTGGATTTAAAATCGCAGCCTATAACTTCAAGAAACTGTTAAAACAGTTTCTTGAAAGTGGCATAGAGTGTTTTCTCAATATAATTGCATGTATAGTTGCTGTAATAATTAACTGTTTTAAATTATATTTTTTAGAATTTGAAGCAAAGCTGTCAAACTAA
- a CDS encoding Ni/Fe hydrogenase, translating to MTSEEGCPLTKVKIQTSKRIADDVVGMVKNTKKMNAIWLEVTGCSGNIISLLNSENPGLYNILTDIVNFTFNNTLMAAEGNFAFEKFLDTLDTEFILLIDGAVSTKENGRYNIVANYKGKIITALEAVQLAGGKAKYVVSVGTCASHGGISAAKPNPSECKSVQEVLNRQVIKLPGCPCHPDWVVGTLAHLVGYGIPELDEEGRPLLFYGVTIHDNCTRRGFFDKGIFAQKFGEEGCMFKIGCRGPVTKTDCPRRKWNGYVNWPIGDNTNCIGCAQSQFPDGMEPFVRYKEES from the coding sequence TTGACTAGTGAGGAAGGATGTCCACTTACAAAAGTTAAAATTCAGACCTCAAAGAGAATTGCGGATGATGTTGTGGGAATGGTTAAAAATACTAAAAAGATGAATGCTATTTGGTTAGAAGTAACAGGCTGCTCAGGAAATATAATTTCTTTGCTTAATAGTGAAAATCCAGGACTTTATAATATCTTAACTGATATTGTGAATTTTACTTTTAATAATACACTTATGGCTGCAGAAGGAAATTTTGCTTTTGAAAAGTTTTTAGATACATTAGATACAGAATTTATATTACTTATTGATGGTGCAGTTTCAACAAAGGAAAATGGACGTTATAACATTGTAGCTAATTATAAAGGGAAAATAATTACGGCTTTAGAAGCAGTACAATTGGCTGGAGGAAAAGCAAAATATGTGGTTTCAGTAGGAACTTGTGCTTCTCATGGTGGGATTTCAGCAGCAAAGCCAAACCCATCAGAATGTAAGAGTGTCCAAGAAGTATTAAATAGGCAAGTGATTAAATTGCCTGGGTGTCCTTGTCATCCAGATTGGGTAGTTGGTACTTTAGCACATTTGGTAGGTTATGGCATTCCGGAATTAGATGAGGAAGGAAGACCTCTTCTATTTTATGGAGTTACAATTCATGACAATTGTACAAGAAGAGGATTTTTTGATAAAGGTATTTTTGCACAAAAGTTTGGAGAAGAAGGGTGTATGTTTAAAATAGGTTGTAGAGGGCCAGTTACCAAAACTGATTGTCCTAGACGAAAGTGGAATGGCTATGTGAATTGGCCTATTGGAGATAATACTAACTGTATTGGTTGTGCACAATCACAATTTCCTGATGGAATGGAACCTTTTGTAAGGTACAAGGAGGAGTCATGA